The Zingiber officinale cultivar Zhangliang chromosome 2A, Zo_v1.1, whole genome shotgun sequence genomic sequence CAATAATAATGTTAAATATTTCATTAATATTAATGCATTAATTAACTATCTAATTATATATGATTCACCTTTGAATGAAACCATTTTCTTTAAATGGAAGAgtaaatatttctcaaaattaatttttccttcttATTTGTAAAGAAAATGAGAAAGATTTAGATCTAATAAGACAACTTTTATTCCTTTTTTCCATTTTTATAAAATTAGAAGTGAATATTTAACGAGTGTTTGCAAACATATAATTAAATTCTCTTAATTACTTCCTATTTTTatacattattttttttcaattatcaATTTGTTCAAATTACcactaattatataaattataatattttttatatctaTGGAAAAAAGTCTAGTTTATGCAACAaaatcctttttttaaaaaaatatgtataaatgtaaaaaattgaagaaatgttttttatttttattctctttgcattaaaatgaattttttaaaaagttgaaAAATGGAATGTAGCCGAAATTACGTTGCATTAACTTATATACTTTTTTTTATATCATTCAAATGTCATTAATATTTCTTTTGACAATAATTTTCCTTCCAAATAAATATAGAAACCTCTATTATAAATTCTTTAACCTTACCAAGTAATACGACGCCGCACACTCTTTCATTCCTAGTCACTCTTTGGTTTCCTCGATAGGAAACATGACGATCGTGATTTTACTTGCCCTCTCTATGGCAGCGGCCGCAATGACAACGGCGACAGCCGCAAGTTTTAGCATCGAGCTTATCCATCGCGACTCCCCTAAATCTCCATTCTACAATCACTCTGCCACGTCACTAGATCGCGCACGTGCCTCAATCTATCGATCCGCCCACCAAGCCCGCCAGATTGCTGCACGTGTGCAGAGAAAAAGGTATAATTTTTTTGgttttcaatttttatttatttatttatttttaaattaaaaacaaaataattttgaataataatTGTTGGGTTGCAGTGTCATCGAGCCATCCGACGCGGTCTCTAGGTTGGTCCCCGACACGTTCGAGTATCTGATGGAGCTTCGTGTCGGCACGCCGCCGTTCTCCATCCTGGCCGTCGTTGGCACCGGCAGCGACCACATCTGGGCGAACTGCGTCCCCTGCACCAAGTGCTACAGGCAGACGGCGCCGTTATTCGATCCGCGCAAGTCCTCCTCCTACCGAACGCTCCCCTGCACCTCCGACCTTTGCATGGCCTTCTCCGACAAAGCTTGCGGCTCCGGCAGCCCCTGCGAATACCATTATGAGTACCAAGACGGATCAAATATAGATGGCGTCCTCGCCACCGAGGACCTCACTTTCGACTCCTCCGCGGGGTCTCCGCTCGTCTTCTCCAATATCGCCTTCGGCTGCAACTCCCAGAGCAGCGGCTCCTTCAGCAGCCGCGCCGCCGGTTTGGCAGGGCTCGGCGGCGGTCCTCTCTCTCTCGTCTCACAGATCCTTCACTCTCTCGACAAGAAATATTTCTCCTATTGTCTGGTTCCCAAGTCAGACACGCAGGCCAGCAGCAAAGTCATCTTCGGCTCCGCAGGCGTGGTCGCCAGAAGCATGGTCACCACCCCGATGACGGTGGAACATACCTTCTTCGTCCTCCGGCTAGAAGAGATCATAGTCGACGGTGCCGACTCGGTCACAGTCCCAAGTTCCGCCCCTGGATTAACGACAGGCAACATCATCATCGACTCCAGCACGACCCTAAACTACTTGCCCACCGGCGTGCTCTCGATTTTGGTGGAGCAGGTGTCGAGGGTGGTCAGCCTGCCCAAGGCTACTGATCCGAAAGGCGTTATGCCGCTGTGCTTCACGGTGACCGGCGAGTCCGATAGGCAGAAGTTACCATTTATCACGTTCAAGTTCGCGGGAGAGGCCTCGCTGAGGCTGAGCCCGACGAGCATCTTCATGGATGAATTTTCCTTCGCCGGAGATGTGGTTTGCCTCGCGGTGGCGAATTCTGGCTCCGGCTTGCCGATATTTGGGAACTGGGCTCAGCAAAATTTATACGTTGGGTACGATTTCGATATCCCGGCAGTGACTTTCGCTAGCACCGATTGCACTAAGCTTTAGGGTTCATGTTTCCGGCGAATAAATATCTTTATTAAATTTAGTAAAATATGCTCCCATTTTCATGAGAATTTTTAGATCGCTcttcaattttcaaaaaattgaCAATTTATGGAAAAAATGATTACACTCATTCAAATGCGCTGAAAGTAGTGAGTCGTGGATACACCGATGAATTGGCATAGAAATTGATTGGGAAAAAAATTTCTGCTTAATAATTCTGGGAATTATTTACAAATATTACCAAGGGGTCTTTGGCACAGCTACTCCGAAGATTAAGTCAAAAATCAAAGGAGCAAATTCGTAAATGGAAAAAAGTATTAGACTATGCACGTGCATACTTGTATCAGCGGAGAATAACCCCCCTTTTATAATATCTTTCACAATTTTCACATTAAATGAGACATCATCTCTTCTACAGATATGAATTATCACAGCATGAGTATAGGGAGGGTGTATTATGTATCTATATACAGATACGATCCTTTGACTTTGATAAATTCACGTGTTATATTAATAGTAAAATGAGCTCATAGACCAGAGGCATGTTGGTCTGTTAGTTAGAAGATGGGCCCAACATAGGTAACCCACATTCTCAGGAGCCCTAAATGAGCCATGATAGTATCTCAAGAGGGAGTGGATCTTTAGAGTCAATTAGCAAATTACAGCACTGGCCTCTTGAGAGCCTGCCCGATCGGCCTTAGTCGATTGGGAGAGAACGGGGAGCAGAACCCTATGAGCGTTCAACAGATCCAGGGAGTAGTGCCCCTTGAGAGCATGTCTAATGAGCTTGGCCAATCAAGAAAGAACGGGGAGTAGAGCCCCATGAGTGTCCAACAGAGCCGGAGAGTAGAATCCTTTGAGAGCCTATCTGATTGACTTGGCCAATCAGGAGAGAATGGGGAGCAGACCTGAGTGTCCAGCAGAGCCGGAGAGTAAGGCCTCTTGAGAATATGTCAGATTGAAATTAGCTGATTAGGATAGAATGAGGAGCAAAGTCTCGTGCAGAGTCGAGTGGGGAGAGGGGTCCTAGGGAATAGGTCCGACTGACCCCAACAAGTCGATTTGGGGGGAGATCCCACCAGGCAGGTTTGCTCCGGTTTTGATCTATTTGGGACTTTGACTGCCACCTATTTTGGTTTGTTGACTCATGGGCCCCCTCAAGGGCCCTTCCCTATTCACTATATCATGCCCCTTCGTTACACataatatgtgaaagggaaatAAATCATAGAGGGTCTTTTACCTATCGAGCGACCTCTAGATGAGGGGATCACTTGCAAATAATTTGTTCCAATTGCACCAAGCGTTAGGGTTCATGTTGGCCTTGGTGATGATTAAATGACCTTGGCGGTGAATAAATGTCTTTACTCTTAGAAATTATAGATgagaaattaaaaggtttaagtgTC encodes the following:
- the LOC122043511 gene encoding aspartic proteinase CDR1-like; its protein translation is MTIVILLALSMAAAAMTTATAASFSIELIHRDSPKSPFYNHSATSLDRARASIYRSAHQARQIAARVQRKSVIEPSDAVSRLVPDTFEYLMELRVGTPPFSILAVVGTGSDHIWANCVPCTKCYRQTAPLFDPRKSSSYRTLPCTSDLCMAFSDKACGSGSPCEYHYEYQDGSNIDGVLATEDLTFDSSAGSPLVFSNIAFGCNSQSSGSFSSRAAGLAGLGGGPLSLVSQILHSLDKKYFSYCLVPKSDTQASSKVIFGSAGVVARSMVTTPMTVEHTFFVLRLEEIIVDGADSVTVPSSAPGLTTGNIIIDSSTTLNYLPTGVLSILVEQVSRVVSLPKATDPKGVMPLCFTVTGESDRQKLPFITFKFAGEASLRLSPTSIFMDEFSFAGDVVCLAVANSGSGLPIFGNWAQQNLYVGYDFDIPAVTFASTDCTKL